From the genome of Cytobacillus firmus, one region includes:
- a CDS encoding CoA-disulfide reductase — MSKKIVIVGGVAGGATAAARLRRLDEKSAIVLFERGEHISFANCGLPYYIGETIKDRNKLLVQTPEGMSKKFNLDIRNLSEVIGISREQKTVEVKNLRTGEIYEESYDTLLLSPGAKPIVPPIEGLSDAQNVFTLRNIPDTDKIKAFVDEQHPERAVVIGGGFIGLEMAENLAKRGIQVTVVELGKQVMAPIDYEMASIVHSHLIDKGVDLILEDGVKAFKQNGKTIELASGTELCTDMAIVSIGVKPENKLALMAGLDVGKRGGILVNEYLQTDDPDIYAIGDAIEVKDFINGNAAMIPLAGPANRQGRIAANNIYGKQERYKGTLGTSIAKVFDLTVASTGINEKQLSQLGMKYQAVHIHPSSHAGYYPGVAPISVKLLFSPDTGKIYGAQAVGEDGADKRIDVISTAIKGNLTVFDLTEIELSYAPPFSSAKDPVNMAGYVAENIMNGDTVTVQWNEIDEIVENGGLLIDVREPIEREMGYIKGSIKIPLSEIRERLSELPKDKTVYVSCQVGLRGYLASRILKENGFVVKNLDGGWKTYAAVHHQKKRAINPDHKEHIHPSITIDAAGLTCPGPIMEVHKNIKSLQPGEYLQITTTDCNFVKDIASWCEKNGHMLVQTERSSKQYQTTIQKG, encoded by the coding sequence ATGTCAAAAAAAATTGTCATTGTAGGCGGAGTTGCCGGTGGTGCTACTGCTGCTGCACGATTAAGAAGATTAGATGAAAAGTCAGCTATCGTCCTGTTTGAACGGGGTGAACATATCTCGTTCGCCAATTGCGGCCTTCCCTATTATATCGGTGAAACCATTAAGGACCGGAATAAGCTTCTAGTGCAAACGCCAGAAGGTATGAGCAAAAAATTCAATCTGGATATCCGCAATCTTTCAGAAGTTATCGGAATAAGCCGTGAACAAAAAACAGTGGAAGTCAAAAACCTCCGAACCGGTGAAATATATGAGGAATCATACGACACTTTACTTTTATCACCGGGAGCAAAACCAATCGTGCCGCCTATTGAAGGACTATCAGATGCGCAAAATGTTTTCACACTCAGGAATATTCCGGATACAGATAAAATAAAGGCATTTGTTGACGAGCAGCATCCGGAACGGGCTGTTGTGATTGGTGGAGGATTTATCGGGCTTGAAATGGCAGAGAATTTGGCTAAGCGCGGGATTCAAGTTACAGTGGTGGAATTAGGCAAGCAGGTGATGGCCCCTATCGATTATGAAATGGCCTCTATTGTTCATTCTCATCTCATTGACAAAGGAGTCGATTTGATATTAGAGGATGGAGTCAAGGCGTTTAAGCAGAATGGGAAAACCATTGAACTGGCAAGCGGGACAGAGCTTTGCACGGACATGGCGATTGTATCCATAGGGGTAAAACCTGAAAATAAGCTGGCCCTCATGGCAGGGCTGGATGTAGGAAAGCGCGGGGGAATTTTGGTAAACGAGTATCTGCAAACGGATGATCCAGATATTTATGCCATTGGCGATGCCATTGAAGTGAAGGATTTTATCAATGGAAATGCAGCCATGATTCCTTTAGCAGGCCCGGCTAACCGCCAGGGAAGAATTGCAGCCAATAATATTTACGGGAAGCAGGAAAGGTATAAAGGGACACTCGGTACATCCATTGCCAAAGTATTTGATTTAACCGTCGCATCCACAGGCATCAATGAAAAACAGCTGTCACAGCTGGGCATGAAATATCAGGCTGTGCATATTCATCCAAGCTCCCATGCAGGGTATTATCCAGGAGTTGCTCCAATCAGTGTAAAGCTGCTCTTTAGTCCCGATACAGGAAAAATCTATGGTGCACAGGCAGTTGGAGAAGATGGAGCAGACAAACGAATTGATGTAATTTCCACAGCCATAAAAGGGAATTTGACTGTGTTTGATTTGACCGAAATTGAGCTTTCCTATGCTCCGCCATTTTCATCTGCAAAGGATCCTGTCAATATGGCAGGATATGTGGCGGAAAACATCATGAATGGCGACACGGTTACCGTCCAGTGGAATGAAATCGATGAAATCGTTGAAAATGGCGGTCTCCTGATCGACGTCCGGGAGCCAATCGAAAGGGAGATGGGCTATATTAAAGGTTCTATTAAAATTCCGCTGAGTGAAATACGTGAACGCCTGAGTGAACTCCCTAAGGACAAAACGGTTTATGTTTCATGCCAGGTTGGGTTAAGAGGCTATTTGGCTTCCCGTATTCTTAAAGAAAATGGTTTTGTTGTGAAAAATCTGGATGGAGGCTGGAAAACATATGCAGCTGTTCATCACCAGAAAAAGAGAGCCATCAATCCAGATCACAAGGAGCACATTCATCCATCTATCACCATAGATGCGGCCGGGTTAACCTGTCCCGGGCCAATTATGGAGGTTCATAAAAATATAAAGTCCCTTCAGCCAGGTGAATATCTTCAGATCACCACAACTGATTGCAATTTTGTGAAAGATATTGCTTCATGGTGTGAAAAAAATGGACATATGCTGGTTCAGACTGAGCGCAGCAGCAAACAATATCAAACTACTATCCAAAAAGGGTAA
- a CDS encoding M4 family metallopeptidase, translating into MKKKLLAPVLLSSALMAGSIPVNVFAQPADSAKVQPVQASKEWNEKASVPLFVKERVAEKFSSSTPANALNYLKKHQDQTGIKNPDKNLKVKNVQKDELGMTHIRFNQAVNGVTVEGSEVIVHYNENNEVVSANGRINQAIADEAVDTSVALKHDAAVNTALFAVSAPKDLTYEPTSELVIYPFEGENHTAYKVNVNFMGDEPGNWFVFVDAKSGEVIDQFNGIMHADENKSQKGFGKGVNGDHRELHITRTKEGASGTKFALADYSHENLDGIFTFDSKNDWDSNNDALYVGNSAAFIGDYDRAAVDAHYNSERVYEYFLNEHDRNSLDGEGMAINSYVHMGTDYNNAFWNGRYMAYGDGDGEFFISLSAGLDVAAHEMTHGVISHTANLAYRNQSGALNESFADVFGVLVDDEDWEMGEDIMAPAAKADGVTRLRSLSDPNSVVVSNPQRAAYGSGVYPAHMDEYYDMPLNVDNGGVHVNSSITNHAAYLIGQEIGREKLGKIYYRALTVYLTSNSNFSDARQAIVQSAIDLYGEGSTEHTATASGFDAVGIY; encoded by the coding sequence ATGAAAAAAAAGCTGCTTGCACCTGTATTGCTGTCATCAGCGTTAATGGCAGGTTCCATTCCTGTAAATGTTTTTGCCCAGCCGGCAGATTCTGCGAAGGTTCAGCCTGTCCAAGCTTCCAAGGAGTGGAATGAGAAAGCAAGTGTTCCTTTATTTGTAAAAGAGAGAGTTGCAGAGAAATTCTCTTCCAGCACTCCGGCGAATGCATTAAATTATTTAAAAAAGCATCAGGATCAAACAGGTATTAAAAATCCTGATAAAAACCTGAAAGTGAAAAATGTACAAAAAGATGAGCTTGGCATGACCCATATCAGGTTTAATCAGGCAGTCAATGGTGTGACCGTAGAAGGGTCCGAAGTAATTGTTCATTATAATGAAAATAATGAAGTAGTATCCGCGAACGGAAGAATAAATCAGGCAATTGCCGATGAAGCAGTGGACACGTCGGTGGCTTTAAAACATGATGCTGCAGTAAATACAGCTTTATTCGCTGTCAGTGCTCCAAAGGATCTTACATATGAGCCAACTTCTGAACTTGTAATCTATCCGTTTGAAGGGGAAAATCATACAGCCTATAAAGTAAATGTAAACTTCATGGGAGATGAGCCTGGAAACTGGTTTGTGTTTGTAGATGCAAAATCTGGTGAAGTCATTGATCAATTCAATGGAATCATGCATGCTGATGAAAATAAATCCCAGAAAGGATTCGGAAAAGGGGTAAATGGAGACCATAGGGAGCTTCATATTACCCGAACGAAAGAAGGTGCCTCCGGGACAAAGTTTGCGTTAGCCGATTACTCTCATGAGAATCTGGATGGGATCTTTACATTTGATTCTAAAAATGATTGGGATTCAAATAATGATGCTCTGTATGTCGGGAATTCGGCTGCGTTCATAGGGGATTATGACCGTGCTGCAGTAGATGCGCATTATAATTCTGAGAGGGTATATGAGTATTTCCTGAATGAGCATGACCGCAATTCTCTCGATGGGGAAGGAATGGCAATAAATTCATATGTTCACATGGGCACAGATTATAACAATGCATTCTGGAACGGCCGTTATATGGCTTATGGTGATGGGGATGGCGAGTTCTTCATTTCATTATCGGCAGGACTTGATGTTGCCGCCCACGAAATGACACATGGTGTAATCTCTCATACTGCCAACCTTGCATACCGGAATCAATCCGGAGCCTTGAACGAATCCTTCGCTGATGTCTTTGGAGTGCTGGTTGACGATGAAGACTGGGAAATGGGCGAGGACATTATGGCACCGGCTGCTAAAGCTGATGGTGTTACGAGATTGCGCAGCTTAAGCGACCCAAATAGTGTTGTCGTAAGTAATCCGCAAAGAGCAGCATATGGAAGCGGAGTCTATCCGGCCCATATGGATGAATATTACGACATGCCTTTAAATGTCGACAATGGCGGAGTCCATGTAAATTCTTCTATTACAAACCATGCAGCCTACCTGATCGGGCAGGAAATTGGCAGGGAGAAGCTGGGGAAAATTTATTACCGTGCATTAACTGTTTATTTGACCTCTAATTCTAATTTTAGTGATGCACGCCAGGCAATTGTTCAGTCTGCCATTGATCTATACGGAGAAGGCAGCACCGAACATACCGCAACTGCATCTGGATTTGATGCCGTGGGGATTTACTAG
- a CDS encoding ABC transporter ATP-binding protein, protein MTVFTIDEVRKTFSNGEVKEEILKGVNLSLREGEITALVGASGSGKSTLLTIAAGLQPASGGKVLFEEENMITMSPEQVRKIRACKFGFVFQFAHLVPFLTVEEQLMLMLDVSELKLKKDEQKAEIEKVLKLVGMDHRKKAYPSSLSGGEKQRVAIARAIIHKPKVLFADEPTASLDSKRSKDIMLLIRDLTKTLNITTLIVTHDEEMLSFADRIIKMSDGQIAG, encoded by the coding sequence ATGACTGTATTTACAATTGATGAAGTGAGGAAAACATTTTCTAATGGTGAAGTGAAGGAAGAGATACTAAAAGGAGTTAACCTTTCTCTGAGAGAAGGTGAGATAACGGCGTTAGTGGGTGCATCAGGTTCTGGTAAAAGTACACTTCTTACAATCGCAGCTGGCCTTCAGCCTGCATCAGGTGGAAAAGTACTATTTGAAGAGGAAAATATGATTACCATGAGTCCGGAGCAAGTCCGAAAAATACGGGCATGTAAATTTGGTTTCGTGTTTCAATTTGCTCATCTTGTTCCGTTTCTCACAGTAGAAGAACAGCTCATGTTAATGCTGGATGTTTCTGAGCTGAAATTAAAGAAGGATGAACAAAAAGCAGAAATTGAGAAAGTTCTAAAACTAGTTGGAATGGACCATCGGAAAAAAGCTTACCCGTCTTCATTGTCTGGCGGTGAAAAGCAGCGGGTTGCAATTGCCCGTGCAATCATCCATAAACCTAAAGTGCTCTTCGCAGATGAACCCACTGCAAGTTTGGATTCAAAAAGATCTAAAGATATTATGCTGCTAATCAGGGATTTAACGAAAACCCTAAACATAACCACTCTAATCGTTACACATGATGAAGAAATGCTTTCTTTTGCCGATCGTATAATAAAAATGAGCGATGGCCAGATTGCAGGTTGA
- a CDS encoding ABC transporter permease gives MNIAWKEIKRNKIRFLILGSIIFLVSLLTFIISGLANGLSQDNAALIKDLPNGVFYMDEEAEETHNFSRIDRSIQDEILSKYKDAAALSIQMGFLNDENDKQRSVAFVASTESTLFENVKSGEIVLDRSLEEEGIKVGDTLKNNQYSGKFVVKGFVDQKKYSHAPVAYINLKDFKKIYRVEEMQLIFIPGGDLTLNFPDLQSFSKKDFLNTIPSYSAEQMSLNMIVWFLVVISGMLFAIFFYMMNVQKIGLYGILKAIGVKTSSLFKMMWTQMLFITIIALLLSITFSQVFNMIAPKGMPFSLTSATTGLLSLVFLIIGFIGATLSGIQIKKVEPLQAIQQGEV, from the coding sequence ATGAACATTGCATGGAAAGAAATCAAAAGAAATAAAATCCGTTTTTTAATATTAGGTTCAATCATTTTTCTAGTCAGTTTATTAACTTTTATTATTTCAGGTTTGGCAAATGGATTATCACAAGATAATGCTGCATTAATTAAAGACTTGCCAAACGGTGTATTCTATATGGATGAAGAAGCTGAAGAAACCCATAATTTTTCAAGAATAGACAGAAGTATCCAGGATGAAATATTAAGCAAATATAAGGATGCTGCAGCGCTTTCCATACAAATGGGCTTTTTGAATGATGAAAACGATAAGCAGAGAAGCGTCGCCTTTGTTGCATCCACAGAGTCAACGTTATTTGAAAACGTCAAAAGCGGGGAAATCGTGCTTGATCGTTCATTGGAGGAAGAAGGCATCAAGGTTGGAGATACCTTAAAGAATAATCAATATAGCGGCAAGTTTGTTGTAAAAGGGTTTGTGGATCAAAAGAAATATAGTCATGCCCCTGTTGCTTATATAAATTTGAAAGATTTCAAGAAAATTTACCGAGTAGAAGAAATGCAATTAATTTTCATACCCGGAGGGGATCTGACACTAAATTTTCCTGATTTACAATCATTCTCAAAGAAAGATTTTCTCAATACCATTCCGAGTTATAGTGCAGAACAGATGTCTTTAAATATGATTGTGTGGTTTTTAGTTGTAATTAGCGGAATGCTGTTTGCTATCTTTTTCTACATGATGAACGTTCAAAAAATTGGATTATACGGTATCTTAAAAGCTATTGGAGTAAAAACAAGTTCATTGTTTAAAATGATGTGGACACAGATGCTTTTTATTACAATCATTGCACTGTTACTCTCTATTACATTTAGTCAAGTTTTTAATATGATTGCCCCTAAAGGAATGCCTTTTAGTCTAACCTCTGCTACAACAGGGCTACTGTCATTGGTCTTCTTGATTATAGGGTTTATTGGAGCTACCTTATCAGGTATACAAATTAAAAAAGTAGAACCATTACAGGCGATTCAGCAAGGAGAGGTTTAA
- a CDS encoding sensor histidine kinase produces the protein MKSLYVKFVVITTGIMILSGFLAFLISNAYYQQKLKPYNDKKNTTIAREIAAFAEEHPNVNLKEYLENLSAIGYQIYLADDSGGESYFGAKFRDNTLPSSTKEQVLNGEVYHGIIHFPQKTFVTGFFANELKNTIGVPLKHNGINYALFIRPDIKLLFNEMHILFGWLLVLMIVISILMVVVSTKYLVKPISKLTAATKSLAKGNFHVELDINRSDELGELSQSFLQMSSKLEQLDEMRKEFISNISHDIQSPLSNIKGYTNLLSQESLGYKEKTKYISVINGEISRLSTLTKQLLLLASLDRNEDIMNKKTFNVAQQIKELVRNYQWVVNEKDMMLDCTLPDTEITGDPSLLNTVWDNLLTNAIKYNHPAGSIEISIEESRGSVFVTFADTGIGLNKKEIDRIFDRFYRADIARTRSVEGTGLGLSIAATIVKLHGGQIHVNSKEKEGTAFVVKLPIR, from the coding sequence ATGAAGTCTCTTTATGTGAAATTTGTCGTGATTACAACTGGAATCATGATTTTAAGCGGATTTTTAGCATTTTTAATTTCTAATGCATATTATCAGCAAAAACTAAAACCCTATAATGATAAAAAAAATACAACAATTGCACGGGAAATAGCTGCGTTTGCTGAAGAACATCCGAATGTCAATTTGAAGGAGTACTTAGAGAACCTCTCTGCAATTGGATACCAAATTTACTTGGCAGACGATTCTGGAGGAGAAAGCTATTTTGGCGCAAAATTCAGGGATAATACCCTCCCTTCTTCTACTAAAGAGCAGGTATTAAATGGTGAAGTTTATCATGGTATTATCCATTTTCCACAAAAAACCTTTGTGACAGGCTTTTTTGCAAATGAACTAAAGAATACAATAGGTGTCCCTTTAAAGCATAATGGCATTAACTATGCTCTTTTTATTAGACCTGATATTAAGCTTCTTTTTAATGAGATGCATATTTTATTTGGCTGGCTTCTCGTTTTAATGATTGTGATAAGCATCTTGATGGTAGTTGTCAGTACAAAATATTTAGTGAAGCCGATATCTAAATTAACAGCGGCCACAAAGTCACTTGCGAAAGGAAACTTTCATGTTGAGCTTGATATTAATCGCAGTGATGAATTAGGGGAATTATCACAAAGTTTTTTGCAAATGTCGAGTAAATTAGAACAATTGGATGAGATGAGAAAGGAATTTATTTCAAACATTTCTCATGACATTCAATCACCCTTATCCAATATAAAAGGGTACACCAATCTATTGTCACAGGAATCTCTGGGTTATAAAGAAAAAACAAAATACATCTCTGTCATAAACGGTGAAATTAGCAGGCTTTCGACATTGACAAAACAATTATTGCTTCTTGCCTCATTAGATCGCAATGAAGATATTATGAACAAAAAAACATTTAATGTTGCCCAGCAAATTAAGGAACTGGTTCGAAATTATCAATGGGTTGTAAATGAAAAAGACATGATGCTTGACTGCACCTTACCAGATACAGAAATTACGGGTGACCCTTCTTTACTGAATACGGTTTGGGATAATTTATTAACGAATGCTATTAAGTATAATCATCCCGCTGGCAGTATTGAAATATCAATTGAAGAAAGCAGAGGATCGGTTTTTGTCACTTTTGCAGATACAGGGATAGGCTTGAACAAGAAAGAAATAGATAGAATATTTGACCGCTTTTACCGGGCAGATATCGCACGCACGCGTTCAGTTGAGGGGACAGGGCTTGGACTTTCAATCGCTGCCACGATTGTTAAACTGCATGGTGGACAAATACATGTGAATAGTAAAGAAAAAGAAGGCACTGCATTTGTTGTTAAATTGCCTATTCGTTAA
- a CDS encoding response regulator transcription factor: MINILIVDDDINILNFVDLHLSEAGYKVYKAQDGIKALSILSNNKIDLAVVDVMMPYMDGFSLTRNIRDQYDIPVVLLTAKNQIEDKEKGFQSGTDDYIVKPFEPKELLFRIQALMRRYNKKHDESIIRTGNTTINRKSYEVQIGERTIFLPLKEFELLYFFISNPMQVFSREQLIEQIWGLDYEGDERTVDVHVKRLRERFSKLTDDFNIKTVRGIGYLLEARR; encoded by the coding sequence ATGATTAATATTCTAATTGTCGATGATGATATCAATATTTTAAACTTTGTTGATCTTCATTTATCTGAAGCAGGTTATAAAGTATACAAAGCTCAGGATGGGATAAAAGCTTTAAGCATCTTAAGCAATAATAAGATTGATTTAGCAGTTGTGGATGTGATGATGCCATATATGGATGGTTTTTCCTTAACGAGAAACATCCGGGATCAGTATGATATTCCTGTCGTCCTTTTAACAGCTAAAAATCAAATTGAAGATAAGGAAAAAGGGTTTCAATCCGGGACAGATGATTATATAGTCAAGCCCTTTGAACCAAAAGAATTACTTTTTAGAATCCAGGCTTTGATGCGGCGGTATAATAAAAAACATGATGAATCAATCATTCGTACAGGAAATACAACGATAAATAGAAAAAGCTATGAAGTTCAAATTGGGGAACGAACGATATTTTTACCCTTAAAGGAGTTCGAACTATTGTATTTTTTCATTTCAAATCCTATGCAGGTGTTTTCCCGGGAACAGCTGATCGAACAGATCTGGGGTTTGGATTATGAGGGCGATGAACGAACTGTAGATGTTCATGTAAAAAGATTAAGAGAAAGATTTTCGAAATTGACAGATGATTTTAACATCAAGACTGTGCGCGGGATTGGATATTTATTGGAGGCAAGGCGCTGA
- a CDS encoding IS1182 family transposase: protein MLSKHNPIQRDQIEMVALDELVPVDHLVRKIEAAINFSFIYDLVKDKYSEKGRPSIDPVILIKLTFIQYTFGIRSMRQTIEELKTNMAYRWFLGYGFHDKVPHFSTFGKNYERRFKDTDLFEQIFYRILKTAAEKNLISVEHVFVDSTHVKASANKRKFEKKVVRKETRAYQERLQEEINQDREDHGKKPFPPDKFDKEEYKEIKESTTDPESGYYVKDERTKQFAYSFHAAADRNGFVLGTIVTPGNTHDSHILEPLVEQVIDKVSKPKAVAADAAYKTPAITSYLLKNDITPALPYTRPRTKEGFFRKHEYVYDEHFDCYICPDGEILKYTTTTKEGYRQYKSDPRICAGCSFLSQCTQSQAQQKLIQRHVWEEHVEEADHLRHHRDVKSIYEKRKETIERVFADAKEKHGMRWTTLRGLKKLSMQAMLTFAAMNLKKMANWTWQGPEMA from the coding sequence ATGCTTTCAAAACATAATCCAATTCAACGGGATCAAATTGAAATGGTTGCTTTAGACGAACTTGTACCAGTGGACCATTTGGTTCGCAAAATTGAAGCAGCGATTAATTTCTCATTCATCTATGACTTGGTAAAAGATAAGTATTCAGAAAAAGGGCGCCCAAGTATTGACCCTGTAATATTAATTAAACTCACATTCATTCAGTATACCTTCGGTATTCGCTCCATGCGTCAAACAATTGAAGAATTGAAAACGAATATGGCTTATCGATGGTTTTTAGGTTATGGCTTTCACGATAAAGTTCCTCACTTCTCAACTTTCGGTAAAAATTATGAGCGTCGATTTAAAGACACCGATCTCTTTGAACAAATATTTTATCGAATCTTAAAAACCGCAGCTGAAAAGAATTTAATTAGTGTCGAACACGTTTTTGTAGATTCTACGCATGTAAAAGCGAGTGCAAATAAACGCAAATTTGAAAAGAAAGTGGTTCGAAAAGAAACCCGTGCCTATCAAGAACGCCTTCAAGAGGAGATTAACCAAGACCGTGAGGATCATGGAAAAAAGCCGTTTCCACCAGATAAGTTTGATAAGGAAGAATACAAAGAAATCAAGGAAAGTACAACGGACCCAGAGAGTGGTTACTATGTAAAAGATGAGCGTACCAAACAGTTCGCCTATTCTTTCCATGCGGCCGCAGACCGCAACGGCTTTGTTCTTGGGACAATTGTAACTCCTGGTAACACGCATGATAGTCATATTCTAGAGCCATTAGTAGAACAGGTCATTGATAAAGTTAGTAAACCAAAAGCTGTTGCGGCAGATGCAGCCTATAAAACACCTGCCATCACGAGCTACTTATTGAAAAACGACATCACTCCTGCCTTACCTTATACACGACCTCGCACAAAAGAGGGTTTCTTCAGAAAACATGAGTATGTTTATGATGAGCATTTTGACTGTTACATTTGCCCGGATGGTGAGATATTAAAATATACAACAACTACAAAGGAAGGGTATCGCCAATATAAATCAGATCCTCGAATTTGTGCTGGATGCTCTTTCTTGTCTCAATGCACACAGAGTCAAGCACAACAAAAACTGATTCAACGTCATGTGTGGGAGGAGCATGTGGAAGAAGCAGATCATCTTCGCCATCATCGAGACGTCAAATCGATCTATGAAAAACGCAAAGAAACAATTGAACGAGTATTCGCAGATGCAAAAGAAAAGCATGGCATGCGTTGGACAACCCTCAGGGGACTTAAAAAATTGTCGATGCAGGCGATGCTTACTTTCGCTGCCATGAATTTGAAGAAAATGGCCAACTGGACTTGGCAAGGTCCAGAAATGGCCTAA
- a CDS encoding SRPBCC domain-containing protein: MSDELSTVFKALGHPIRRGILDILKISPRTTGELNEYFPEVTRYAIMKHLNILEEGHLILVRREGKYKKHFLNAVPLQEMHERWVGKYMQSTASSLMNLRRAVQDKGGDKTMDSTKDFRIEQEIFLNAPRNEVFRALTEKVEEWWEFRIAPKGVTSHFTFEPVPGGQFMERWGEKEGAVWGNVYYVNAPEEIRLHGHLGMHGAVNSAYTYRLLEKDGGTLLQLTHTASGVILEQWEEEHTKGWEYLLGILLKKYVESN; encoded by the coding sequence ATGAGCGACGAGCTATCCACCGTTTTTAAGGCATTGGGGCATCCGATCCGCAGGGGAATTCTCGATATTCTTAAAATATCGCCAAGAACTACCGGAGAACTAAACGAGTATTTTCCTGAAGTCACGCGGTATGCCATTATGAAGCATCTAAATATTTTAGAGGAAGGCCACTTAATTTTGGTACGTCGAGAAGGAAAATATAAAAAACACTTTCTTAATGCAGTGCCCCTTCAGGAAATGCATGAGCGCTGGGTAGGTAAATACATGCAATCCACAGCCAGCTCGCTGATGAATTTACGGAGGGCCGTTCAAGATAAAGGAGGAGACAAAACAATGGATTCAACAAAGGACTTTCGCATTGAACAAGAGATATTTCTTAATGCACCACGAAATGAGGTATTTAGGGCATTAACTGAAAAGGTGGAAGAGTGGTGGGAGTTTCGCATAGCTCCGAAGGGAGTAACATCCCACTTTACGTTTGAGCCTGTTCCAGGCGGGCAATTTATGGAAAGATGGGGTGAAAAAGAAGGCGCAGTCTGGGGGAATGTATACTATGTAAATGCTCCTGAAGAAATACGGCTGCACGGCCATCTTGGCATGCATGGAGCGGTAAACAGTGCCTATACGTATCGTCTTCTTGAGAAAGATGGAGGGACGCTGCTGCAGCTTACCCATACAGCCTCTGGTGTTATTCTAGAGCAATGGGAAGAGGAGCATACCAAGGGATGGGAATATCTGCTTGGCATCCTGCTAAAAAAATACGTAGAATCGAACTAA
- a CDS encoding SRPBCC family protein: MVDVITEITINCPVSQVSEYASNPDHAPEWYVNIHAVEWKTPKPLQVGTQIAFRAKFLGRELAYVYEITDYIPNEIMVMKTANGPFPMETIYTWKAIDEYQTLMTLRNNGNPKGFNKVMSPFMEPMMRRANMKDLKKIKAILEQ, from the coding sequence ATGGTAGATGTAATCACAGAAATAACAATTAATTGCCCTGTTTCTCAGGTTTCAGAGTATGCTTCAAACCCTGATCATGCTCCTGAATGGTATGTCAATATACATGCTGTTGAGTGGAAGACACCAAAACCGCTTCAAGTAGGAACACAGATTGCTTTTAGAGCGAAGTTTCTTGGCCGGGAACTTGCTTATGTTTACGAAATTACTGATTATATTCCAAATGAAATAATGGTAATGAAAACTGCAAATGGCCCTTTTCCAATGGAAACCATATATACATGGAAAGCTATAGATGAGTACCAAACTCTCATGACATTAAGAAATAATGGGAACCCAAAAGGCTTTAATAAGGTCATGTCTCCATTCATGGAACCGATGATGAGAAGAGCAAATATGAAGGATTTAAAAAAAATCAAAGCCATACTTGAACAATAA
- a CDS encoding VOC family protein — MGRLVHFEVHVDDMERAKKFYGEVFGWSFQDWSEYAGMPYYGAVTGNDEEPGINGALMQRQGPPPGDNQAINGYACTIGVEDYDAAEGRILENGGTVALPKYALPGMAWQGYYKDTEGNIFGIHQPDANAK, encoded by the coding sequence ATGGGCAGATTAGTTCATTTTGAAGTTCATGTGGATGACATGGAGAGGGCCAAGAAGTTTTATGGCGAGGTATTCGGGTGGTCATTTCAGGATTGGAGTGAGTATGCCGGAATGCCTTATTATGGAGCAGTGACGGGAAATGATGAAGAGCCGGGCATTAACGGTGCTTTGATGCAGCGCCAGGGACCGCCTCCAGGAGATAATCAAGCGATAAACGGATATGCCTGCACAATTGGCGTGGAAGATTACGATGCAGCGGAAGGCAGAATTCTTGAGAACGGCGGCACTGTCGCATTACCGAAGTATGCTCTTCCGGGAATGGCTTGGCAGGGGTACTATAAGGATACAGAAGGGAATATCTTCGGAATCCACCAGCCAGATGCCAATGCGAAGTAA